The Peribacillus sp. FSL E2-0218 genome contains a region encoding:
- a CDS encoding LacI family DNA-binding transcriptional regulator encodes MATIKDIAKQTNLSASTVSRVLNHDETLSASPETKQRVFQMARELNYRTVKSRRMQNLVHQKEAGKTGDTKIGMVLIQSQKEEAKDPYWQSIREGIEKESADRGITSLKLIRLQHMVKAKDDLSELDGLVVVGRIDTQILESIYEYNRNIVLINQDAHKDQFDSIIFDYEKAASLAMDHLGDCGYKRIGYIGGTERISVEEAQALKKKVYIPDARKTVYESKMKERNAYDRDLLFVKEYSIHSGYDLMKGAVGKGSLPEAFFIASDSMAIGAIRALQEANIRVPDDVAIVSFNDIEMAQFTTPPLTTVKIPTEEMGRFGVKMMLDRLEGREMPVKIIVPTSLIVRESCGVKMKKLAENHPLKDIHLEGNP; translated from the coding sequence GCCAAACAAACGAATTTATCCGCTTCTACCGTGTCGCGAGTCTTAAATCATGATGAAACACTTTCTGCTTCACCAGAAACGAAACAAAGAGTTTTCCAGATGGCCAGAGAATTAAATTATCGGACGGTCAAAAGCAGGCGCATGCAAAATCTGGTCCATCAAAAAGAAGCAGGTAAAACAGGAGATACAAAAATTGGAATGGTACTGATTCAGTCACAAAAGGAAGAAGCAAAAGATCCATACTGGCAGTCCATTCGGGAAGGCATTGAAAAAGAAAGTGCCGACAGGGGAATCACTTCGTTAAAGTTAATACGGCTTCAGCATATGGTCAAAGCAAAAGATGATCTTTCAGAACTGGACGGATTAGTTGTGGTTGGACGGATAGACACACAGATTCTTGAATCAATTTACGAATATAACCGCAATATTGTTCTTATTAACCAAGACGCGCATAAAGATCAATTCGATTCAATCATCTTTGATTACGAAAAAGCAGCCAGCCTGGCGATGGATCATCTGGGTGATTGTGGGTACAAGCGAATTGGCTATATTGGAGGGACAGAACGAATATCCGTCGAAGAAGCACAGGCATTGAAGAAGAAGGTTTATATACCTGACGCGCGCAAAACCGTTTATGAAAGCAAAATGAAGGAGCGAAATGCCTATGATCGGGATTTACTGTTTGTAAAAGAATATTCCATTCACTCCGGCTACGATTTAATGAAAGGTGCGGTTGGAAAGGGCAGCTTGCCAGAAGCATTTTTTATCGCGAGTGACTCAATGGCAATTGGTGCCATAAGAGCGCTTCAGGAGGCAAATATCCGTGTTCCGGATGATGTAGCAATCGTCAGTTTTAACGATATCGAAATGGCCCAATTTACAACACCGCCGCTGACAACCGTGAAAATCCCCACGGAAGAAATGGGCCGGTTTGGCGTCAAAATGATGCTTGATAGGTTAGAAGGCCGGGAAATGCCTGTAAAGATTATCGTTCCAACCTCTTTAATTGTCCGGGAGAGCTGCGGTGTAAAAATGAAGAAGCTGGCAGAAAATCATCCACTAAAAGATATTCATTTGGAGGGAAATCCATGA